From the Nodularia sp. NIES-3585 genome, one window contains:
- a CDS encoding ATP-binding protein produces MIVPHLCLSPELFVKAFPFHFVFNRNREILQAGDVLQRISSKSLVGSQIEEHFQINRPHIAVDFDAIGKKSNSIFILEFIQNGMCLKGQMMYHPEQEAIFFLGSPWVTEAATLVPLGINWKDFAIHDPITDFLFLLQAKNNTLADTKKLTLELQNALNIKEKLTTVAQQQAQTLEKSLRKLQQTHAQLIQAEKMSSLGQLVAGVAHEINNPINFIHGNLTYIENHTKDLLNMMQLYQKFYGNSVPQIQDYIQEIQLEFILDDLPKIIHSMKIGSKRITEIVLSLRNFSRLDEAEKKKVDIHQGIDSTLLILNSRLRENAEQATIEIVKNYGNIPLIDCYPGQLNQVFMNIISNAIDALNTYNQERAITEIQNNPSKIMITTEILNPNCVVIRIADNASGMTEAVKQRLFDPFFTTKPVGKGTGLGLSISHQIIVEKHGGKLSCKSKPGQGTEFWIEIPISINKAELTNQEHIKKQI; encoded by the coding sequence ATGATTGTTCCTCACCTTTGTCTTTCGCCAGAATTATTTGTAAAAGCTTTTCCGTTCCACTTTGTGTTTAACCGGAATCGAGAGATATTACAAGCAGGTGATGTTTTACAACGCATTAGTTCTAAATCATTAGTTGGTAGTCAGATAGAGGAGCATTTTCAGATTAATCGCCCTCATATTGCGGTTGATTTTGATGCTATTGGCAAAAAATCCAATTCTATCTTCATTTTGGAGTTTATTCAAAATGGTATGTGTCTCAAGGGACAGATGATGTATCACCCAGAGCAAGAAGCTATTTTTTTTCTAGGTTCTCCCTGGGTTACAGAAGCGGCTACTCTTGTTCCGCTTGGTATCAACTGGAAAGACTTTGCCATTCATGACCCGATTACTGATTTTCTATTTTTATTACAAGCAAAAAATAATACTTTAGCTGATACAAAGAAACTAACTTTAGAACTACAAAATGCACTGAACATTAAGGAAAAACTGACTACAGTTGCTCAACAACAGGCTCAAACACTAGAAAAATCTCTTAGAAAATTACAACAAACCCACGCACAATTAATCCAAGCTGAAAAAATGTCTAGTTTGGGACAATTGGTTGCAGGAGTAGCTCACGAAATTAATAATCCAATTAACTTTATCCACGGTAATTTAACTTATATCGAAAATCACACTAAAGATTTACTAAATATGATGCAGCTTTACCAAAAATTTTATGGTAATTCTGTGCCACAAATTCAAGATTATATCCAAGAAATTCAACTGGAATTTATCCTTGATGATTTGCCTAAAATTATCCATTCTATGAAAATAGGGAGCAAGCGGATTACAGAAATTGTGCTGTCTCTGAGAAACTTTTCTCGTCTGGATGAAGCAGAGAAGAAAAAAGTTGATATTCATCAAGGCATAGATAGTACTTTATTGATTTTAAACAGTCGGCTTAGGGAAAATGCTGAACAGGCAACAATTGAGATTGTGAAAAATTATGGCAATATCCCTTTAATAGATTGCTATCCTGGACAACTCAATCAAGTATTCATGAATATTATCAGTAATGCTATTGATGCTTTAAATACTTATAATCAGGAACGAGCTATTACAGAAATTCAGAATAATCCTAGTAAAATTATGATTACGACAGAAATTTTAAATCCAAACTGTGTTGTAATCCGCATTGCTGATAATGCTTCAGGGATGACTGAAGCAGTTAAACAAAGACTATTTGATCCATTTTTTACTACTAAGCCTGTGGGTAAAGGTACAGGATTAGGTTTATCAATTAGCCATCAAATTATAGTGGAAAAACACGGGGGAAAGCTGAGTTGTAAATCAAAACCCGGACAAGGAACTGAGTTTTGGATTGAAATTCCGATATCGATAAATAAGGCAGAGTTAACTAACCAGGAACACATAAAAAAACAAATATAA
- a CDS encoding heme NO-binding domain-containing protein: protein MYGLINKGIHDMVCSRFSEEIWQQIKQKAKVDTDVFLSMEGYPDDITHRLVKAASVVLNLSPSEIMEAFGEYWVQYTAEEGYGKMMDMTGETLPEFLENLDNLHTRLGIIFPQYQPPSFECIDVEEDSLSLHYHSHREGLAPMVLGLVKGLGTRFDTEIEITQTKSKNDGAEHDEFLVKHKQN, encoded by the coding sequence ATGTACGGATTGATCAATAAAGGTATTCACGATATGGTGTGCAGTCGCTTTAGTGAAGAGATTTGGCAACAAATTAAGCAGAAAGCTAAAGTCGATACAGATGTTTTTCTTAGTATGGAAGGCTACCCTGATGACATCACACACAGGCTGGTAAAAGCTGCTAGTGTGGTTTTGAACTTATCTCCGTCAGAAATTATGGAAGCCTTCGGAGAATATTGGGTGCAATACACAGCCGAAGAAGGCTATGGCAAAATGATGGATATGACTGGGGAGACACTACCTGAATTTCTAGAAAACCTTGATAATCTTCATACTCGTTTAGGAATCATTTTTCCCCAATACCAACCGCCATCATTTGAGTGTATTGATGTAGAAGAAGATTCTTTGAGCTTACACTATCACTCTCATAGAGAGGGACTAGCTCCAATGGTGCTTGGTTTGGTTAAGGGATTAGGAACTAGGTTTGATACGGAAATTGAGATTACCCAAACCAAAAGTAAAAATGATGGTGCTGAACATGATGAATTTTTAGTGAAGCATAAACAAAACTGA
- a CDS encoding phycobilisome linker polypeptide yields the protein MARLFKVTACVPSQTRIRTQRELQNTYFTKLVPYENWFREQQRIQKMGGKIVKVELATGKQGTNAGLM from the coding sequence ATGGCGCGTTTGTTTAAAGTTACTGCTTGTGTACCCAGTCAGACCCGCATTCGTACCCAAAGAGAGTTGCAAAATACTTACTTCACCAAGCTAGTTCCTTACGAAAACTGGTTTCGCGAACAGCAACGCATTCAAAAAATGGGTGGCAAAATCGTGAAAGTAGAACTAGCAACTGGTAAGCAAGGTACTAATGCTGGGTTGATGTAA
- the apcB gene encoding allophycocyanin subunit beta produces MQDAITSVINASDVQGKYLDTAALEKLKGYFVTGELRVRAATAISANAAAIVKEAVAKSLLYSDITRPGGNMYTTRRYAACIRDLDYYLRYATYAMLAGDPSILDERVLNGLKETYNSLGVPVGATVQAIQAIKEVTASLVGPDAGKEMGVYLDYISSGLS; encoded by the coding sequence ATGCAAGACGCAATTACCTCTGTCATTAACGCCTCAGACGTTCAAGGTAAATACTTGGACACTGCGGCTCTAGAAAAGCTCAAAGGCTACTTTGTAACTGGTGAACTGCGCGTCCGCGCTGCTACAGCTATCAGTGCTAACGCAGCTGCGATCGTCAAAGAAGCAGTAGCTAAGTCTTTGTTATACTCTGACATCACTCGTCCCGGTGGTAATATGTACACCACCCGTCGCTATGCAGCTTGCATCCGCGATTTGGACTACTACCTACGTTATGCTACCTACGCGATGCTAGCTGGTGATCCTTCGATCCTAGATGAACGCGTATTGAATGGCTTGAAAGAAACCTACAACTCCTTGGGTGTTCCCGTAGGCGCTACTGTACAAGCTATCCAAGCTATCAAAGAAGTAACCGCTAGCTTAGTCGGTCCTGATGCCGGCAAAGAAATGGGCGTTTACTTAGACTATATCTCCTCTGGCTTGAGCTAA
- the apcA gene encoding allophycocyanin subunit alpha: MSIVTKSIVNADAEARYLSPGELDRIKSFVSGGERRLRIAQILTENRERIVKQAGDQLFQKRPDVVSPGGNAYGQEMTATCLRDLDYYLRLVTYGIVSGDVTPIEEIGVVGVREMYKSLGTPIDAVAGGVNAMKNVAATLLSAEDSGEAGAYFDYLVGAMQ, encoded by the coding sequence ATGAGTATCGTCACGAAGTCCATCGTGAATGCTGATGCAGAAGCCCGCTATCTTAGCCCTGGCGAACTGGATCGGATCAAAAGCTTTGTTTCCGGTGGCGAACGTCGCCTCCGCATCGCTCAAATTTTGACCGAAAACCGCGAACGCATTGTTAAGCAAGCTGGTGATCAGTTGTTCCAAAAGCGCCCTGATGTTGTCTCTCCTGGTGGCAACGCTTACGGCCAAGAAATGACCGCTACTTGCCTACGCGACCTAGACTACTACCTCCGCCTTGTCACCTACGGAATTGTTTCCGGTGATGTTACCCCCATCGAAGAAATCGGTGTTGTGGGTGTGCGTGAAATGTACAAGTCTCTCGGCACTCCTATAGATGCTGTGGCTGGTGGCGTTAACGCTATGAAGAATGTTGCTGCTACCTTGTTGTCTGCTGAAGACTCTGGTGAAGCTGGCGCTTACTTCGATTACCTAGTCGGTGCGATGCAGTAA
- a CDS encoding phycobilisome rod-core linker polypeptide, with amino-acid sequence MSVKASGGSSVARPQLYQTLTVATISQAEQQDRFLGTGELSELASYFASGAKRLQIAQMLTDNSEIIVSRAANRIFVGGSPMAFLEKPQERELAMAGAVATAEGTVTEGMKLGTVTYVESRGGFLENLRSIFNSSPSGPAPAGFRPINVARYGPSNMGKSLRDLSWFLRYATYAIVAGDPNIISVNTRGLREIIENACSSEATLVALQEIKAASLSYFRKDAEATEIVSQYMDVLLNEFKAPTPSNKVRQRPSGDQQGLQLPQIYSVAAERRPKFAMKPGLSASEKIEVVKAAYRQLFERDITRAYSLSISDLESKVKNGDISMKEFVRRLAKSPLYQKQFYQPFINSRVIELAFRHILGRGPSSREEVQKYFAIISNGGLPALVDALVDSNEYGDYFGEETVPYIRGLGQEAQECRNWGPQQDLFNYSAPFRKVPQFITTFAAYDRPLPDQHPYGSGNDALEIQFGAIFPKETRNPSSRPAPFGKDTRRILIHQGPGINNQLSNPKARGEFPGSLGPKVFRLDQVPSTLSRKGGKGVSVKFSESSTQAVIRAIYLQVFGRDVYEGQRLKVAEIKLENGEITVREFVRILAKSDLFRKMYWTSLYVCKAIEFIHRRLLGRPTYGRQENNKYFDIASKKGFYAVVDAILDTPEYSEAFGEDTVPYERYLTPAGVSLRQLRVGSIREDVGAAKVQKVETPRFVELGTVTENRTEPDIQYRINQGVTKKREQSKVFKLVANTSNKVAVNTLISAAYRQIFERDVAPYILKNEFTVLESKLGNGEISVKEFIAGLGYSSLYLKEFYTPYPNTKVIELGTKHFLGRAPLDQAEIRKYNQLLATQGIRAFITAMVESAEYSQAFGEDTVPYRRFPTLPAANFPNTQKLYNQLTKQNKDVVVPSFETVKPRMNSVNMPILAKAIADLAAQAKAMDKTKPLFIELGRSFNDGRGQSVEVGVGTSRRKPARIHRLTVGANQAEKQLVINAAYCQVLDIFSGQVPQDFRRSNLDSKLRNGEISVREFVRELASSEIYRKRFYTPYPNTKVIEFLFRHLLGRAPATQGEIRQYNKLLADSGLRAAVEAIVDSAEYARYFGEDVVPYPRYPSLPAGNYLGSVQAAADLVKQSWSSLSPAVLTGRPSDR; translated from the coding sequence ATGAGCGTTAAGGCAAGTGGTGGAAGCTCCGTTGCACGTCCGCAACTATATCAAACTCTGACAGTGGCGACAATTTCCCAAGCCGAGCAGCAAGACCGCTTTTTGGGAACCGGTGAACTCAGCGAACTAGCAAGCTATTTTGCCTCTGGTGCCAAGCGTCTGCAAATTGCTCAGATGCTGACAGACAATTCCGAGATCATCGTATCTAGGGCTGCTAACCGGATTTTTGTCGGTGGTTCGCCAATGGCTTTTTTAGAAAAGCCTCAAGAACGAGAACTAGCTATGGCTGGGGCGGTTGCTACGGCTGAGGGAACTGTCACAGAAGGGATGAAACTCGGAACCGTCACCTACGTTGAAAGTCGTGGTGGATTTCTAGAAAATTTACGTTCAATATTTAACTCTTCTCCTAGCGGCCCTGCACCGGCGGGTTTTAGACCAATCAATGTCGCCCGTTATGGACCGAGTAACATGGGCAAGAGTTTACGGGATTTGTCCTGGTTCTTGCGTTATGCAACTTATGCGATTGTGGCGGGTGACCCCAATATAATTAGTGTAAACACACGGGGTTTGCGGGAAATCATTGAAAATGCTTGTTCTAGCGAAGCCACATTGGTAGCTTTGCAGGAAATTAAAGCAGCATCACTTTCCTATTTCCGTAAGGATGCTGAGGCTACAGAAATTGTGTCTCAATACATGGATGTTTTGCTCAATGAGTTCAAAGCACCCACACCTTCTAACAAAGTTCGTCAGCGTCCCTCTGGTGATCAACAAGGTCTACAACTGCCACAAATTTACTCTGTAGCAGCAGAACGTCGTCCTAAGTTTGCCATGAAGCCTGGTTTGTCAGCCAGTGAAAAAATCGAGGTTGTGAAAGCAGCCTATCGGCAACTTTTCGAGCGTGACATTACCCGTGCTTATAGCTTGTCGATTTCTGACCTGGAATCTAAAGTGAAGAATGGCGATATCTCCATGAAGGAGTTTGTCCGCCGTCTCGCGAAATCTCCTCTTTACCAAAAACAGTTTTACCAACCATTTATTAACAGCCGAGTTATTGAACTCGCTTTCCGTCACATTTTAGGACGGGGGCCAAGTAGCCGTGAAGAAGTGCAAAAATACTTTGCGATTATTTCTAACGGCGGTCTACCAGCTTTGGTTGATGCGTTGGTTGATTCTAACGAATACGGTGATTACTTTGGCGAAGAAACAGTTCCCTACATCCGGGGTCTGGGTCAAGAAGCCCAAGAATGTCGTAACTGGGGACCGCAGCAAGACCTGTTTAATTACAGTGCGCCTTTCCGCAAAGTACCTCAGTTTATTACTACCTTTGCGGCTTACGATCGCCCACTACCAGACCAACATCCTTACGGTTCTGGTAATGACGCTTTGGAAATCCAATTTGGGGCGATTTTCCCGAAAGAAACTCGCAACCCCAGCAGCCGTCCGGCTCCTTTTGGCAAGGATACCCGCCGGATTTTGATTCACCAAGGACCTGGTATTAATAACCAACTGAGTAATCCCAAGGCGCGGGGTGAATTCCCTGGTTCTTTAGGACCAAAGGTGTTCCGATTGGATCAGGTTCCTTCTACTCTCAGCCGCAAGGGTGGTAAGGGTGTTAGCGTCAAGTTCTCGGAAAGCTCTACCCAAGCTGTCATTAGAGCTATTTACCTGCAAGTTTTTGGTCGTGACGTTTACGAAGGTCAACGCCTGAAGGTGGCAGAAATTAAGCTGGAAAACGGCGAAATTACTGTCCGCGAGTTTGTCCGCATTTTGGCGAAGTCGGATTTATTCCGCAAGATGTACTGGACATCGCTGTATGTTTGTAAGGCGATTGAGTTTATTCACCGTCGCTTGTTGGGTCGTCCGACTTACGGTCGTCAAGAAAACAACAAGTATTTTGATATTGCCTCTAAAAAGGGTTTCTACGCGGTGGTAGATGCCATTCTGGATACCCCAGAGTACAGCGAGGCCTTTGGTGAGGATACAGTGCCTTACGAACGTTATTTGACTCCGGCTGGTGTGTCGTTGCGACAATTGCGAGTTGGTAGTATTCGCGAAGATGTGGGTGCTGCGAAGGTTCAAAAAGTCGAAACACCACGCTTTGTGGAACTGGGTACGGTGACTGAAAACCGCACAGAACCAGATATCCAATACCGAATTAATCAAGGTGTTACCAAGAAGCGCGAACAAAGCAAAGTCTTTAAGCTGGTGGCAAATACTAGCAATAAAGTAGCTGTAAATACTTTGATTAGTGCTGCTTATCGCCAAATTTTTGAGCGTGATGTTGCACCTTACATCCTCAAAAATGAATTCACAGTTTTAGAAAGTAAGCTGGGGAATGGAGAAATCAGCGTCAAGGAATTTATTGCTGGTTTGGGTTACTCCAGTCTTTACCTGAAAGAGTTCTACACACCCTATCCCAACACTAAGGTGATTGAGTTGGGAACGAAGCATTTCTTGGGACGTGCGCCTTTAGACCAAGCTGAAATCCGCAAGTATAACCAGCTTTTGGCTACCCAAGGGATTCGGGCTTTTATTACTGCGATGGTGGAAAGTGCGGAATATAGCCAAGCTTTTGGAGAAGATACGGTTCCTTATCGTCGCTTCCCAACTTTACCTGCGGCTAATTTCCCTAATACTCAAAAGCTTTACAACCAGCTGACGAAGCAAAATAAAGATGTGGTTGTGCCTAGCTTTGAGACTGTGAAGCCCCGCATGAACTCAGTGAATATGCCTATTTTAGCGAAGGCGATCGCAGATTTGGCAGCCCAAGCCAAGGCGATGGATAAGACTAAGCCGTTGTTCATTGAGTTGGGTCGTTCCTTCAATGATGGTCGCGGTCAGTCTGTGGAAGTGGGTGTAGGTACAAGCCGCCGTAAACCAGCACGGATTCACCGCTTGACTGTAGGTGCAAATCAAGCAGAGAAGCAACTAGTAATTAATGCTGCTTACTGTCAAGTGTTGGATATATTTAGCGGTCAAGTTCCCCAAGACTTCCGCCGTTCTAACTTAGATAGCAAACTGCGGAACGGGGAAATCTCTGTGCGTGAGTTTGTCCGGGAACTGGCAAGTTCAGAAATCTACCGTAAACGCTTCTATACGCCTTATCCCAACACCAAGGTGATTGAATTCCTATTCCGTCACCTATTGGGACGCGCACCAGCGACACAAGGCGAAATCCGCCAATATAACAAGTTGCTGGCTGATAGCGGTTTAAGGGCTGCTGTAGAAGCAATTGTAGATAGTGCCGAGTATGCTCGCTACTTCGGTGAAGATGTAGTGCCTTATCCTCGCTACCCATCACTACCAGCTGGGAACTACCTCGGTAGCGTCCAAGCTGCTGCTGACTTAGTGAAACAATCTTGGTCTAGTTTGTCACCTGCTGTACTGACAGGGCGACCAAGCGATCGCTAG
- a CDS encoding RNA-guided endonuclease TnpB family protein translates to MLLGFKTQLKVSKQQRLLLAQHAGVARHAWNQGLGLCQQVLIHNKLNPEDPSGSQSPTEGDPPATLSHKIKFPTAIDLHKWLVAAVKSTHPWYYEVSKCAPQYALRYLSDAFKSFFKKVKGFPNFKKKGRHDSFTLDGAIHIDHKKVRVPIIGWLKTYELLPFGYKPKSVTISKQADRWFISWKIAVETSQTLKRQEFVGVDLGINHLATLSTTEIFDGAKSYTKYEHKLARMQYLHRHKQVGSHNHRKASFQIARLHQKIANIRKDTLHKITTYISKNHAVIGIEDLNVSGMLANGKLSKAIADMGFYEFRRQLEYKTQLYGSKLVIVDRFYPSSKTCSHCGEKKSSLSLSQRVFTCEICGFECDRDLNAAHNLSQEAVRLTVLACGLDSADTNRMKQEKKADNC, encoded by the coding sequence ATGCTACTAGGATTCAAGACACAACTGAAGGTAAGCAAGCAACAACGTCTACTACTGGCACAACACGCAGGAGTAGCCAGACACGCTTGGAATCAAGGTTTAGGATTATGTCAACAGGTTCTCATACATAACAAACTTAATCCCGAAGACCCTTCGGGTTCGCAGTCGCCTACGGAGGGAGACCCTCCTGCAACGCTGTCTCACAAAATCAAATTTCCCACAGCCATAGACTTACATAAATGGTTAGTAGCAGCAGTTAAATCTACCCATCCTTGGTATTACGAAGTATCTAAATGCGCTCCTCAGTACGCATTAAGATATTTGTCAGATGCATTTAAATCTTTTTTCAAGAAAGTTAAAGGGTTTCCTAACTTCAAAAAAAAAGGTAGGCATGATTCTTTTACTTTAGATGGTGCAATTCACATTGACCATAAGAAGGTAAGAGTTCCTATAATTGGATGGTTAAAAACTTATGAGCTTTTACCTTTTGGATATAAACCCAAATCAGTCACAATTAGCAAACAAGCTGACCGATGGTTTATCTCCTGGAAAATAGCAGTAGAAACCAGTCAAACCCTGAAAAGACAAGAGTTTGTCGGAGTTGACTTAGGAATAAATCATTTAGCCACATTGTCAACAACAGAAATATTTGATGGAGCCAAAAGTTATACAAAGTATGAACACAAGTTAGCCAGAATGCAATACTTGCATCGTCATAAACAAGTCGGTTCTCATAATCATAGAAAAGCCTCTTTCCAAATAGCGAGACTACACCAAAAAATAGCCAACATCAGGAAAGATACATTACATAAAATCACTACCTATATCAGCAAAAACCACGCGGTTATAGGAATAGAAGATTTAAATGTATCCGGGATGTTAGCTAATGGTAAGTTGTCTAAAGCGATAGCTGACATGGGATTTTATGAGTTCCGTCGTCAATTAGAATACAAGACTCAACTTTATGGTAGTAAGTTAGTCATTGTAGATAGATTTTATCCCAGTAGTAAGACTTGTTCTCATTGTGGTGAGAAAAAATCATCTCTATCACTGTCTCAACGAGTATTTACCTGTGAGATATGCGGTTTTGAATGTGATAGAGACTTAAATGCGGCTCATAATTTGAGTCAAGAAGCGGTCAGGTTGACCGTGTTAGCCTGTGGACTGGATAGTGCCGACACTAACAGGATGAAGCAGGAAAAAAAAGCGGACAATTGTTAG
- a CDS encoding metal-sensitive transcriptional regulator — protein sequence MNGPKRLAKESLPISEPTKDHDHGKSAHPHVHSEESLRKIVNRLSRIEGHVRGIKTMVQHDSPCPDVLLQIAAVRGALDKVARIVLDEHLTECIARAAQEGNIEVELEQLKAALDRFLP from the coding sequence ATGAATGGACCAAAGCGATTAGCGAAAGAATCTTTACCTATATCTGAGCCTACAAAAGACCATGATCATGGAAAGTCGGCACATCCTCACGTTCATAGCGAAGAATCACTACGGAAAATTGTCAATCGACTATCTCGGATAGAAGGTCATGTTCGAGGTATTAAAACAATGGTGCAGCACGATAGCCCTTGTCCTGATGTTTTATTACAAATTGCGGCTGTGCGGGGCGCTTTGGATAAGGTAGCTAGAATTGTGTTAGATGAACATTTAACTGAGTGTATTGCTAGAGCAGCTCAAGAAGGCAATATCGAAGTGGAACTTGAACAGTTAAAAGCTGCTTTAGATCGGTTTTTGCCGTAA
- the nagZ gene encoding beta-N-acetylhexosaminidase: MIARSQELENFGHHLILGISGTSLSDDDKRTLSELKPVGVIFFAKNFLDGTPYEVWLESFKNLNDQIRQYTERDLMFMTLDHEGGRVVRTPLPITRFPYALLLRSYAQEVAKATALELKSLGINLSWSPVADIFSHPQNPIIGPRAFGLTAETTAEGVREYYRGLQEAGILGCAKHFPGHGDTRKDSHIELPILNLTVKELRLRELIPFKALIEAQIPLIMTAHILFPKIDPQFPATLSPAILKKILREELGFEGVVVSDDLDMKAVSDIFTQSGTVARAFNAGCDLFIVSRNINSLSIERTYQMAEDFADSLSKGSLDESVVTAAKYRIEKLLAVTPQYMIHTLHKNILQQHAELAIACCYQGSRE, encoded by the coding sequence ATGATAGCACGATCGCAAGAGTTAGAGAATTTTGGACATCACTTAATCCTTGGCATTTCAGGCACTTCATTAAGTGATGACGATAAACGCACACTGAGTGAATTAAAACCAGTTGGGGTAATTTTTTTCGCTAAAAACTTTCTGGATGGAACTCCTTATGAAGTGTGGCTAGAAAGCTTCAAGAATCTCAACGACCAAATCAGACAATATACTGAACGTGACTTAATGTTTATGACATTAGACCACGAAGGGGGAAGGGTAGTTCGGACACCGTTACCAATTACCCGATTTCCTTATGCTTTGTTGTTGCGTTCGTACGCGCAAGAAGTAGCAAAAGCAACAGCACTAGAGTTGAAATCACTGGGTATAAATTTATCTTGGTCTCCTGTAGCAGATATTTTTTCCCATCCTCAAAATCCGATTATCGGGCCTCGTGCTTTTGGTCTGACCGCCGAAACAACGGCTGAAGGTGTGCGTGAATACTATAGAGGACTTCAGGAAGCCGGAATTTTAGGATGCGCTAAACACTTTCCTGGACATGGAGACACTAGGAAAGATTCTCATATTGAATTACCAATCCTGAATCTTACCGTAAAAGAATTACGGCTTCGTGAATTGATCCCGTTTAAAGCGCTGATTGAAGCACAAATTCCTTTGATTATGACAGCTCACATCCTCTTTCCCAAGATAGATCCGCAATTTCCCGCGACACTTTCACCAGCTATCCTGAAAAAGATACTCCGGGAAGAATTGGGCTTTGAAGGAGTCGTTGTATCTGATGATCTGGATATGAAAGCTGTTTCAGATATATTTACCCAAAGTGGGACAGTAGCGCGAGCCTTTAATGCTGGCTGTGATTTATTTATTGTCTCGCGGAATATTAATTCATTATCTATTGAACGTACTTATCAGATGGCTGAAGATTTTGCTGATTCTTTAAGCAAAGGTAGCCTCGATGAATCAGTAGTGACCGCAGCTAAATACAGAATTGAAAAACTACTGGCAGTAACTCCCCAGTATATGATCCATACGCTGCATAAAAATATACTACAGCAACACGCCGAACTAGCGATCGCTTGTTGTTATCAGGGGAGTAGGGAGTAG
- a CDS encoding 2OG-Fe(II) oxygenase, translating into MIEISRNYYAEQIVNKLAQCKSVLKKDFAMGNRINTCYLDDLLNVDDVIKIYNAFPNKEYLLQLKDLREYKYVGIQLDKFNPILEEIIYAFQDARVVQLIAEITGFEELMPDEYLYAGGFSLMEYGCFLNPHLDNSHDKDINNYRVLNLLYYVSPSWQEDYGGNLELWDQGLKHPCRTIHSKFNRLVIMVTNRSSLHSVSPINHHGQRCCVSNYYFSPKPADTQNYYHVTSFRGRPEQKLRDIVLRGDATLRKLVRKILKNRIKKPHFYRK; encoded by the coding sequence ATGATAGAAATTTCTAGAAATTATTACGCCGAGCAAATTGTCAATAAACTCGCACAGTGTAAATCGGTTTTAAAAAAAGACTTTGCTATGGGAAACCGGATAAATACCTGTTATCTAGATGATTTATTAAATGTAGATGATGTAATAAAAATCTATAATGCATTTCCTAATAAGGAATACTTATTACAGTTAAAAGATTTGAGAGAATATAAATATGTTGGGATACAATTGGATAAATTCAATCCTATTTTAGAAGAAATTATCTATGCTTTTCAGGATGCCAGAGTAGTTCAACTAATTGCCGAAATAACCGGATTTGAAGAATTAATGCCAGATGAATATCTTTACGCTGGTGGATTTAGCCTGATGGAATATGGCTGTTTTTTAAATCCTCATCTGGATAATTCCCATGACAAAGATATTAATAACTATCGTGTTTTGAATTTACTATATTATGTAAGTCCTAGTTGGCAAGAAGATTATGGGGGAAACCTAGAACTTTGGGATCAAGGTTTAAAGCATCCTTGTAGAACTATTCATAGTAAGTTCAATCGGCTAGTTATTATGGTTACTAATCGAAGTTCTTTGCATTCGGTTAGCCCCATTAATCATCATGGTCAGCGCTGTTGTGTATCTAACTATTACTTTTCACCAAAACCTGCGGATACACAGAATTATTATCATGTTACTTCTTTTAGAGGTCGCCCAGAACAGAAGCTGAGAGATATAGTTTTAAGAGGAGATGCTACCTTGCGAAAGCTAGTGCGGAAAATCTTGAAAAATCGCATTAAAAAGCCTCATTTTTATAGAAAGTAG